One genomic window of Apus apus isolate bApuApu2 chromosome 9, bApuApu2.pri.cur, whole genome shotgun sequence includes the following:
- the RASSF1 gene encoding ras association domain-containing protein 1 isoform X2, with protein sequence MELIELRDLQPEPRPGRGRLERTNALRISPARRHGPGPGAHPDPRLTAAPGIGHRFEPRRRGLHTWCDLCGDFVWGGGRKSLQCRHCSFTCHYRCRALVRLDCSGPPGTGDEDDGSEQALEKDTNVDEPREWEKAELDQAQVEQRIKEYNSQINSNLFMSLNKDGSYTGFIKVQLKLVRPVSVPATKRVPCVQAGRPGPRAAGVKRRTSFYLPKGTVKHLHILSHTRASEVIDALLRKFTVIDNPRKFALFERSEKDEQVYLRKLADDEQPLRLRLLAGPSEKVLSFVLKENETGEVNWDAFTLPELHNFLRILQREEEEHVRQLRHRYARCRQKMQEALATHTPG encoded by the exons ATGGAACTCATCGAGCTGCGGGATCTGCAGCCGGAGCCGCGGCCAGGACGGGGCCGCCTGGAGCGAACCAACGCGTTGCGCATCAGCCCGGCCCGCCGGCACGGTCCCGGTCCCGGAGCTCACCCCGACCCGCGGCTGACGGCGGCACCGGGCATCGGGCACCGCTTCGAGCCGCGGCGCCGCGGGCTCCACACCTGGTGCGATCTCTGCGGGGACTTCGTCTGGGGCGGCGGCAGGAAGAGCCTCCAGTGCCGCC acTGCAGCTTCACCTGCCACTACCGGTGCCGGGCCCTGGTGCGGCTGGACTGCAGCGGCCCCCCGGGCACTGGGGACGAGGATGATGGCAGCGAGCAGGCACTGGAGAAGGACACCAACGTG GATGAGCCCCGCGAGtgggagaaggcagagctggacCAGGCGCAGGTGGAGCAACGGATCAAGGAGTACAACAGCCAGATCAACAGCAACCTCTTCATGAGCCTG AACAAGGACGGCTCCTACACTGGCTTCATCAAGGTGCAGCTGAAGCTGGTGCGCCCCGTCTCTGTGCCGGCCACCAAGCGGGTCCCCTGCGTGCaggcggggcggccggggccgCGCGCCGCGGGGGTGAAGCGCCGCACGTCCTTCTACCTGCCCAAGGGCACCGTCAAGCACCTGCACATCCTCTCGCACACCCGCGCCAGTGAGGTCATCGACGCCCTCCTCCGCAAGTTCACCGTCATCGACAACCCCCGCAAGTTCGCGCTCTTCGAGAGGTCTGAGAAGGATGAGCAAG TGTACCTGCGGAAGCTGGCTGACGATGAGCAGCCCCTGCGGCTGCGGCTGCTGGCTGGCCCCAGCGAGAAGGTGTTGAGCTTCGTCCTGAAGGAGAACGAGACCGGGGAGGTGAAC TGGGACGCCTTCACACTGCCGGAGCTGCACAACTTCCTGCGCATCCTGcagcgggaggaggaggagcacgTGCGCCAGCTGCGGCACCGCTACGCCCGCTGCCGACAGAAGATGCAGGAGGCCCTGGCCACGCACACGCCGGGGTGA
- the RASSF1 gene encoding ras association domain-containing protein 1 isoform X1, whose product MELIELRDLQPEPRPGRGRLERTNALRISPARRHGPGPGAHPDPRLTAAPGIGHRFEPRRRGLHTWCDLCGDFVWGGGRKSLQCRHCSFTCHYRCRALVRLDCSGPPGTGDEDDGSEQALEKDTNVDEPREWEKAELDQAQVEQRIKEYNSQINSNLFMSLNKDGSYTGFIKVQLKLVRPVSVPATKRVPCVQAGRPGPRAAGVKRRTSFYLPKGTVKHLHILSHTRASEVIDALLRKFTVIDNPRKFALFERSEKDEQVYLRKLADDEQPLRLRLLAGPSEKVLSFVLKENETGEVNPVCPQWDAFTLPELHNFLRILQREEEEHVRQLRHRYARCRQKMQEALATHTPG is encoded by the exons ATGGAACTCATCGAGCTGCGGGATCTGCAGCCGGAGCCGCGGCCAGGACGGGGCCGCCTGGAGCGAACCAACGCGTTGCGCATCAGCCCGGCCCGCCGGCACGGTCCCGGTCCCGGAGCTCACCCCGACCCGCGGCTGACGGCGGCACCGGGCATCGGGCACCGCTTCGAGCCGCGGCGCCGCGGGCTCCACACCTGGTGCGATCTCTGCGGGGACTTCGTCTGGGGCGGCGGCAGGAAGAGCCTCCAGTGCCGCC acTGCAGCTTCACCTGCCACTACCGGTGCCGGGCCCTGGTGCGGCTGGACTGCAGCGGCCCCCCGGGCACTGGGGACGAGGATGATGGCAGCGAGCAGGCACTGGAGAAGGACACCAACGTG GATGAGCCCCGCGAGtgggagaaggcagagctggacCAGGCGCAGGTGGAGCAACGGATCAAGGAGTACAACAGCCAGATCAACAGCAACCTCTTCATGAGCCTG AACAAGGACGGCTCCTACACTGGCTTCATCAAGGTGCAGCTGAAGCTGGTGCGCCCCGTCTCTGTGCCGGCCACCAAGCGGGTCCCCTGCGTGCaggcggggcggccggggccgCGCGCCGCGGGGGTGAAGCGCCGCACGTCCTTCTACCTGCCCAAGGGCACCGTCAAGCACCTGCACATCCTCTCGCACACCCGCGCCAGTGAGGTCATCGACGCCCTCCTCCGCAAGTTCACCGTCATCGACAACCCCCGCAAGTTCGCGCTCTTCGAGAGGTCTGAGAAGGATGAGCAAG TGTACCTGCGGAAGCTGGCTGACGATGAGCAGCCCCTGCGGCTGCGGCTGCTGGCTGGCCCCAGCGAGAAGGTGTTGAGCTTCGTCCTGAAGGAGAACGAGACCGGGGAGGTGAAC CCCGTGTGCCCGCAGTGGGACGCCTTCACACTGCCGGAGCTGCACAACTTCCTGCGCATCCTGcagcgggaggaggaggagcacgTGCGCCAGCTGCGGCACCGCTACGCCCGCTGCCGACAGAAGATGCAGGAGGCCCTGGCCACGCACACGCCGGGGTGA
- the ZMYND10 gene encoding zinc finger MYND domain-containing protein 10 isoform X2, producing the protein MAAGPLPLLPAEAEALVRALQGTELRDVGGQGWLQQHEYVAKLNMHAILSAEAGQEQLLIELLVTYAKIPVLIGDLISVEIWKHKVFPVLCRLEDFKPSSTIPIYVVLHHEASIINLLETVFFYKEICESAEDNLLDLIDYCHRKLTLLVGRSANGQMVTLAELHPKDLPSPGSMQELQKLAETMEFEISLKALSVLRFITDQVESLPLSALTRMLNTHNLPCLLVELVEHCPWSCWEAGKLKKFENGTWHVVAPEDQVKMTKLDGQVWLALLNLLLTPECQSKYHFDGFNKSQLLKLRVFLTDTLIDQLPNLVEMQRFLSHLAVTEPPPPKKDLVLEQIPFIWNHILKKNAGKWEAIAKHQVKKVFSSTEEELKLQACRWSQIYSLDMLEALAPDKPRCTACGAEAAKRCSRCRNEWYCTRACQVQHWQKHKAACNLMAEALKRADDLE; encoded by the exons ATGGCCGCCGGgccgctgccgctgctgccCGCCGAGGCCGAGGCGCTGGTGCGGGCGCTGCAGGGCACCGAGCTGCGGGACGTCGGCGGGCAAGG ATGGCTTCAGCAACACGAGTACGTGGCAAAGCTCAACATGCATGCCATCCTGAGCGCCGAGGCgggccaggagcagctcctcatTGAGCTGCTGGTCACCTATGCCAAG ATTCCTGTTCTCATTGGGGATTTGATCTCTGTGGAGATCTGGAAACACAAggtctttcctgtgctgtgccGGCTGGAGGACTTCAAGCCCAGTAGCACCATTCCCATCTATGTGGTG cTGCATCATGAGGCCTCCATCATTAACCTCCTGGAGACCGTGTTTTTTTACAAG GAGATCTGTGAGTCAGCAGAGGACAACCTTCTGGATTTAATTGACTATTGCCACCGAAAATTGACCCTGCTCGTAGGCCGGAGTGCCAATGGACAGATGGTGACCTTGGCAGAGCTTCATCCCAAGGAtctgcccagccctgggtcCATGCAG gagctgcagaagctggCAGAGACAATGGAGTTTGAGATTTCCCTGAAAGCCCTGTCTGTGCTGCGCTTCATCACCGACCAGGTGGAGAG TCTGCCCCTGAGCGCACTGACACGGATGCTGAACACCCACAACCTGCCCTGCCTCCTTGTCGAGCTGGTGGAGCAttgtccctggagctgctgggaagcag GCAAGCTCAAAAAGTTTGAGAATGGCACGTGGCACGTGGTGGCCCCTGAAGACCAAGTGAAGATGACCAAGCTCGATGGGCAGGTGTGGCTTGCCCTCCTCAACCTCCTGCTGACCCCTGAATGCCAGAGCAAATACCACTTTGATGGCTTCAACAAGAGCCAGCTCCTCAAG ctcCGTGTGTTTCTGACAGACACCCTCATTGACCAGCTGCCCAACCTGGTGGAGATGCAGAGATTTCTGAGCCACCTCGCAGTGACAGAACCACCTCCTCCCAAAAAGGATCTCGTCCTAGAGCAG ATTCCCTTCATCTGGAACCACATCCTCAAGAAAAATGCAGGGAAGTGGGAGGCCATTGCTAAGCACCAGGTGAAGAAGGTCTTCAGCTCCACTGAGGAGGAGCTGAAGCTCCAGGCATGCAG GTGGTCACAGATCTACAGCCTGGACATGTTGGAGGCTCTGGCCCCTGACAAGCCCCGCTGCACAGCGTGTGGTGCGGAGGCGGCCAAGCGGTGCTCTCGCTGCCGGAACGAGTGGTACTGCACACG GGCATGCCAGGTCCAGCACTGGCAGAAGCACAAGGCTGCCTGCAACCTGATGGCCGAGGCACTGAAGAGAGCAGATGACTTGGAATAA
- the ZMYND10 gene encoding zinc finger MYND domain-containing protein 10 isoform X1: MHAILSAEAGQEQLLIELLVTYAKIPVLIGDLISVEIWKHKVFPVLCRLEDFKPSSTIPIYVVLHHEASIINLLETVFFYKEICESAEDNLLDLIDYCHRKLTLLVGRSANGQMVTLAELHPKDLPSPGSMQELQKLAETMEFEISLKALSVLRFITDQVESLPLSALTRMLNTHNLPCLLVELVEHCPWSCWEAGKLKKFENGTWHVVAPEDQVKMTKLDGQVWLALLNLLLTPECQSKYHFDGFNKSQLLKLRVFLTDTLIDQLPNLVEMQRFLSHLAVTEPPPPKKDLVLEQIPFIWNHILKKNAGKWEAIAKHQVKKVFSSTEEELKLQAHRWSQIYSLDMLEALAPDKPRCTACGAEAAKRCSRCRNEWYCTRACQVQHWQKHKAACNLMAEALKRADDLE, encoded by the exons ATGCATGCCATCCTGAGCGCCGAGGCgggccaggagcagctcctcatTGAGCTGCTGGTCACCTATGCCAAG ATTCCTGTTCTCATTGGGGATTTGATCTCTGTGGAGATCTGGAAACACAAggtctttcctgtgctgtgccGGCTGGAGGACTTCAAGCCCAGTAGCACCATTCCCATCTATGTGGTG cTGCATCATGAGGCCTCCATCATTAACCTCCTGGAGACCGTGTTTTTTTACAAG GAGATCTGTGAGTCAGCAGAGGACAACCTTCTGGATTTAATTGACTATTGCCACCGAAAATTGACCCTGCTCGTAGGCCGGAGTGCCAATGGACAGATGGTGACCTTGGCAGAGCTTCATCCCAAGGAtctgcccagccctgggtcCATGCAG gagctgcagaagctggCAGAGACAATGGAGTTTGAGATTTCCCTGAAAGCCCTGTCTGTGCTGCGCTTCATCACCGACCAGGTGGAGAG TCTGCCCCTGAGCGCACTGACACGGATGCTGAACACCCACAACCTGCCCTGCCTCCTTGTCGAGCTGGTGGAGCAttgtccctggagctgctgggaagcag GCAAGCTCAAAAAGTTTGAGAATGGCACGTGGCACGTGGTGGCCCCTGAAGACCAAGTGAAGATGACCAAGCTCGATGGGCAGGTGTGGCTTGCCCTCCTCAACCTCCTGCTGACCCCTGAATGCCAGAGCAAATACCACTTTGATGGCTTCAACAAGAGCCAGCTCCTCAAG ctcCGTGTGTTTCTGACAGACACCCTCATTGACCAGCTGCCCAACCTGGTGGAGATGCAGAGATTTCTGAGCCACCTCGCAGTGACAGAACCACCTCCTCCCAAAAAGGATCTCGTCCTAGAGCAG ATTCCCTTCATCTGGAACCACATCCTCAAGAAAAATGCAGGGAAGTGGGAGGCCATTGCTAAGCACCAGGTGAAGAAGGTCTTCAGCTCCACTGAGGAGGAGCTGAAGCTCCAGGCA CACAGGTGGTCACAGATCTACAGCCTGGACATGTTGGAGGCTCTGGCCCCTGACAAGCCCCGCTGCACAGCGTGTGGTGCGGAGGCGGCCAAGCGGTGCTCTCGCTGCCGGAACGAGTGGTACTGCACACG GGCATGCCAGGTCCAGCACTGGCAGAAGCACAAGGCTGCCTGCAACCTGATGGCCGAGGCACTGAAGAGAGCAGATGACTTGGAATAA
- the NPRL2 gene encoding GATOR complex protein NPRL2 isoform X1, translating into MGGRIECVFFSEFHPTLGPKITYQVPEDFISRELFDTIQVYVITKPELQNKLITVTAMEKKLIGCPVCIEHKKYSRNALLFNLGFVCDARAKACALEPIVKKLAGYLTTLELESGFISNEESKQKLVPIMTILLEELNAKGKCTLPIDESNTIHLKVIEQRPDPPIVQEYDVPVFTQDKDDFFNSQWDLTTQQILPYIDGFRHVQKISAEADVELNLVRIAVQNLLYYGVVTLVSILQYSNVYCTTPKVQDLVDDKCLQEECLSYVTKQGHKRASLRDVFQLYCGLSPGTTVRDLISRYTLQLQRVDERRLIQFGLMKGLIRRLQKYPVKVTRDERSHPARLYTGCHSYDEICCKTGMSYKELDERLENDSNIIVCWK; encoded by the exons ATGGGCGGCAGGATCGAGTGCGTGTTCTTCAGCGAGTTCCACCCCACGCTGGGGCCCAAGATCACCTACCAG gtcccGGAGGACTTCATCTCTCGGGAGCTCTTTGACACCATCCAGGTGTATGTCATCACGAAGCCCGAGCTGCAGAACAAGCTGATCACCGT CACAGCCATGGAGAAGAAGCTGATTGGCTGCCCTGTCTGTATTGAGCACAAGAAATACAGCCGAAATGCCCTGCTCTTCAACCTGGGCTTCGTGTGCGATGCCAGAGCCAAGGCCTGTGCCCTGGAGCCCATCGTGAAGAAGCTGGCTGGCTACCTCACCACCCTGGAG CTGGAAAGCGGCTTCATCTCCAATGAGGAGAGCAAACAAAAGCTGGTTCCCATCATGACTatcctgctggaggagctgaacGCCAAAGGAAAGTGCACCCTGCCCATAG ACGAGTCGAACACCATCCACCTGAAGGTGATTGAGCAGCGCCCGGACCCCCCCATCGTGCAGGAGTACGATGTCCCTGTCTTCACCCAGGACAAGGATGACTTCTTCAATTCCCAATGGGATCTCACGACGCAGCAG aTCCTGCCGTACATCGACGGCTTTCGGCACGTCCAGAagatttcagcagaagcagacGTGGAGCTGAACCTGGTCCGCATTGCTGTGCAGAACCTGCT GTACTACGGGGTGGTCACGCTCGTCTCCATTCTCCAG TACTCCAATGTCTACTGCACCACACCAAAGGTCCAGGACCTGGTGGATGACAAGTGTCTCCAGGAGGAGTGCCTGTCCTATGTCACCAAACAAG GGCACAAGCGAGCCAGCCTCAGGGATGTCTTCCAGCTGTACTGTGGGCTGAGCCCTGGCACCACGGTGCGAGACCTCATCTCCCGCTAcaccctgcagctccagagggTGGATGAGAG GAGGCTGATCCAGTTTGGATTGATGAAGGGCCTTATCCGGCGGCTCCAGAAATACCCTGTCAAGGTGACCCGGGATGAGCGGAGCCACCCGGCCCGGCTGTACACGGGCTGCCACAGCTACGACGAGATCTGCTGCAAGACCG GCATGAGCTACAAGGAGCTGGATGAGCGCCTGGAGAACGACTCCAACATCATTGTGTGCTGGAAGTGA
- the NPRL2 gene encoding GATOR complex protein NPRL2 isoform X2 translates to MEKKLIGCPVCIEHKKYSRNALLFNLGFVCDARAKACALEPIVKKLAGYLTTLELESGFISNEESKQKLVPIMTILLEELNAKGKCTLPIDESNTIHLKVIEQRPDPPIVQEYDVPVFTQDKDDFFNSQWDLTTQQILPYIDGFRHVQKISAEADVELNLVRIAVQNLLYYGVVTLVSILQYSNVYCTTPKVQDLVDDKCLQEECLSYVTKQGHKRASLRDVFQLYCGLSPGTTVRDLISRYTLQLQRVDERRLIQFGLMKGLIRRLQKYPVKVTRDERSHPARLYTGCHSYDEICCKTGMSYKELDERLENDSNIIVCWK, encoded by the exons ATGGAGAAGAAGCTGATTGGCTGCCCTGTCTGTATTGAGCACAAGAAATACAGCCGAAATGCCCTGCTCTTCAACCTGGGCTTCGTGTGCGATGCCAGAGCCAAGGCCTGTGCCCTGGAGCCCATCGTGAAGAAGCTGGCTGGCTACCTCACCACCCTGGAG CTGGAAAGCGGCTTCATCTCCAATGAGGAGAGCAAACAAAAGCTGGTTCCCATCATGACTatcctgctggaggagctgaacGCCAAAGGAAAGTGCACCCTGCCCATAG ACGAGTCGAACACCATCCACCTGAAGGTGATTGAGCAGCGCCCGGACCCCCCCATCGTGCAGGAGTACGATGTCCCTGTCTTCACCCAGGACAAGGATGACTTCTTCAATTCCCAATGGGATCTCACGACGCAGCAG aTCCTGCCGTACATCGACGGCTTTCGGCACGTCCAGAagatttcagcagaagcagacGTGGAGCTGAACCTGGTCCGCATTGCTGTGCAGAACCTGCT GTACTACGGGGTGGTCACGCTCGTCTCCATTCTCCAG TACTCCAATGTCTACTGCACCACACCAAAGGTCCAGGACCTGGTGGATGACAAGTGTCTCCAGGAGGAGTGCCTGTCCTATGTCACCAAACAAG GGCACAAGCGAGCCAGCCTCAGGGATGTCTTCCAGCTGTACTGTGGGCTGAGCCCTGGCACCACGGTGCGAGACCTCATCTCCCGCTAcaccctgcagctccagagggTGGATGAGAG GAGGCTGATCCAGTTTGGATTGATGAAGGGCCTTATCCGGCGGCTCCAGAAATACCCTGTCAAGGTGACCCGGGATGAGCGGAGCCACCCGGCCCGGCTGTACACGGGCTGCCACAGCTACGACGAGATCTGCTGCAAGACCG GCATGAGCTACAAGGAGCTGGATGAGCGCCTGGAGAACGACTCCAACATCATTGTGTGCTGGAAGTGA
- the LOC127388232 gene encoding transmembrane reductase CYB561D2, which translates to MALTAESESRLYRSLRAAAGAAAHLVALGFPTAVAVLARPGSSLFSWHPLLMALAFSFLMTEALLVFSPETSLLRSFSRKVKVRVHWALQLLALLCALLGLGVITYNKHLNGKAHFVTWHGLTGLLTVLYTGGQCAGGVLLLYPKLMKNWTLAKLKLYHATSGLVGYLLGCASLILGMCSLWFTTLVTSISWYLAMLCPLLTSLVIMNQVSNAYLYRKRSQH; encoded by the exons ATGGCCCTGACGGCCGAGAGCGAGTCCCGCCTGTACCGGTCGCTTCGCGCCGCCGCCGGCGCCGCCGCCCACCTCGTAGCGCTGGGCTTCCCCACCGCCGTGGCAGTGCTGGCGCGGCCCGGATCCA GCCTCTTCTCCTGGCACCCGTTGCTCATGGCCCTCGCG TTCTCGTTCCTGATGACAGAAGCCCTGCTGGTGTTCTCCCCGGAGACCTCGCTGCTCCGCTCCTTCTCCCGCAAAGTCAAGGTGCGGGTGCACTGGgccctccagctgctggcccTCCTCTGcgccctgctggggctgggtgtTATCACCTACAACAAGCACCTGAATGGCAAGGCCCACTTTGTCACCTGGCACGGCCTGACAGGGCTGCTCACCGTGCTGTACACCGGCGGGCAGTGTGCAGGGGGAGTGCTGCTGCTCTACCCCAAGCTGATGAAGAACTGGACGTTGGCCAAGCTCAAGCTGTACCATGCCACCTCGGGGCTGGTGGGCTACCTtctgggctgtgccagcctgaTACTGGGCATGTGCTCCCTGTGGTTCACCACCTTGGTGACCAGCATCTCCTGGTACCTCGCCATGCTGTGTCCCCTTCTCACCAGCCTGGTTATCATGAACCAGGTGAGCAATGCTTACCTGTACCGCAAGCGGAGCCAGCACTGA